The Malus domestica chromosome 10, GDT2T_hap1 nucleotide sequence CACCTGACTCAAGGGCTGAATTGCATCAACCAGTTTCACCCCATCGTAGTAACAAAAATAAGGGCAAGCAACCTGTTGTGTCTAATCCCGTACCACAGCATGGAAAGCGAATTATTGAGTCAGGCATCGTTCTTTTGCCGAAACATAGGGTTGACAATCATCAATTAATGAAGCCTAAAGATGAGCCCTTCACTGATGACATGGCACAAGATGAGGTTCCTATAGCAGTCATCCTTCCAGGTACTTTGTTCGCCTTATAGTATGCCATCATTGATATCTCACCTGATGGATAGTTGGAACCaggaaccaaaataaactacTCTAACCATGAAATAAATATATCTGACTGCCaatttaacataaaaaataatacatagtGGAACAAACTTTTTTGGGTATTATAACACCGGCATAAAACTTCAATAATCTTCTTGTacaaaattttttgttttgttcttttgcAGATCTCTCAAGTAAAGAAAAACCTCCACTCCAAAATGGTGCAACTGGGGAACAAAATGATCAAGAACCTGTGGCATCCCAGGAGAGAGAAAGTTCAAGAGGTGATATTGTAGCTTCATCTAATGAGAGGAATACGAACTTTGAACTTGCAACCTTAGAAGAGGAATCTTCTAATTTAGAAGTTGCATCTTCACCCTTAGGAGAGGTAAAGCTTTCATTCAATTGCAATTCAGCTATTAGACGACCAGATTTTCATATGCCTAATCTAGATGCTGTCATAAAATTGACGGAGGAAAAATATCTGCATTCATACAAAATCATTGACCCCTACTTTTCTCTAAAGAATCTGTTGGGGCATATGTGTGAGAGCTTCTTGGAACTGGGAACTAATTCCAATGGTGAATCGCAGGATGGATCTATAAGTGTATCACCAAATCTTGATGCATTGAAAAAAACTACTGCTTGGGATTCCGTGCATGGAACTAAGGAAACATTATGCATGCAGCCATGTTCTTTGAATGGGCCCGTTGCTGTTACTGCTCATGAAATTCCCAGACTACCCCTGTCTCTGAATGGTGTTGCTGAATGCAGACAAGCAGGTGAGAGGGCTGATTCTAATGGTTTTGCTGATGTTGATAAGGAAGGTGAACTGGAAGCCTCTCGTGGCCTGGTTGTTGTACAACATTGTGATCTACCTCCTGATGATTTAAGGAGTTATCATGACATTGATGACATAACCAAAGGGGAAGAAAGAGTCAAAATACCATGGGTAAATGAAAAAAACAATGAATATCCACCATCCTTCTTCTATATCTCCCGAAGCCTTGTTTTCCAAGATGCTGCTATTAACCTCCGTCTTTCTGGTATTGGGGATGCAAATTGCTGCCCAACTTGCTTTGGTGATTGCCTATCGGCGTCTGTACCTTGTGCTTGTGCATCTCAGACTGAGGGGGATTTTGCTTACACGCGAGAAGGCCTTCTAAAGGATGATTTCCTGGAAGAGTGTATCTCTATGATTCGCAACCCTCAACAGCACCGTCCTTTCTATTGTAAAAGCTGCCCACTTGAAAGAGTTAAGAATGATGATTGTTTAGAACCATGCAAGGGCCACTTAAGGAGGCAATTTATTAAAGAATGCTGGAGCAAGTGTGGCTGCCATAGACAGTGTGGAAATCGAGTGGTCCAGAGAGGCTTAAATTGCAAATTGCAGGTTGGAATCTGTTCAAAGCGATCTTTCTGTTTAACGTTAGTTGATGGAGTGGGGTACTTGTTTTCTTACTGATGTAAATCTTGTGGATAAATTGTTCATGAGTATTAGTAGTTATATTCTCAAAGATAAATGTCAATACAAAATTTTCTTGTACAATACTTTTTGTCGGAACACTTTGTTTGATTTGTGCTGTATTCCAGGTGTTTTTCACTTCTGAAGGAAAAGGATGGGGTCTCCGAACCTTGGAGGACCTGCCAAAAGGTGCCTTTGTGTGTGAGTATGTTGGAGAAGTTTTAACCAGCAAAGAGTTACATGAGAGGAACATTAAAAGCTCCAGAAGTGGCAAACGTCCCTATCCTGTGCGACTGGATGCAAATTGGGCTTCCAAAGCAGATTTGAGGGATAAAGAAGCTCTCTGTTTGGATGCTACAAACTACGGAAATGTTGCTAGGTTTATTAATCACAGGTAATGGCACTTCATTGTTTGCCTGCACTCTCAGTTTAGTCATGTCTTCCATTCATATGATACGTTATGCTTCTTTTACTAAGATATTTACTACTGTGGTGTCTGTTTTGCATATTATACTAGATGTCTGGATGCAAACTTGGTTGAAATCCCAGTTGAAGTGGAGACCCCAGATCATTGCTACTATCATGTATGGAACCTTTGATCCTTCATTTGTGTAGTTATAGCCATCTactttgttgatgattgcagACATTATTCTTCAAGGTACCAAGTATAAATATTGTTATGTCGTCTTGTGCAGCTTGCCTTTTTCACAACAAGAAAAGTAGATGCCTTGGAAGAGCTAACCTGGGTAAGAAATTTTATCTTTATGAATCATTCTTTTGTCAACGTAAGCCCACTGTAATTCCATTTTAATCTAatgttttcattttaatttcacCAAATTGATGAGTTGTATAAGTATTTTTCTGATTTTAGTTTCATAACTAATTTTGGTGATGGTGCTCGATTGGTTATGGGAATATGTACGTACAATGCTATATCTATAAGTGATCTTCATTACTACTTTTTAGTTCAATTGACTGCTCTAGTTCTTAGAAGTTGTACGGTTAATTGACTTTCGGCAGAACTGTTTATCTATTGACTGTGAAAGGCCTCATTctcattaaattaaaaatgcaTAAACGGGAACGGTTGATTGATATGATTTAGTTAAACATGCCTGATGCACGAGTACCTACTTCGAACCTACCACCACACAACAGATAGATATATCTGAATATGGTATGCTGACTTGCGCTTATCCCAAACACAACACTTAACTTCATCCTTTAAAAATGTTCAAGCACAAAATGATACCTTAATTCATGCAGATCAATTTCCTACTTAGACTGCATTATTTGATGTTATTGTATAATTTTGGTGACAGGGCCCTGGATATAGATATAGTATGTATACATGACTCTTTGGATTTATGTGCCCCTCTTAACTGCATTATTCGGGATGTTTTTGCAGGATTATGGCATTGACTTCGACGACCATGATCATCCTGTGAAGGTGTTCCAGTGCCAATGTGGCAGCAAATTCTGCAGGAACATGAAACGTTCAAATAGTAAGTGTATTTTCCATTTGTGTCCCTTGCACCAATATTTGCACCATCCCTTGTTTGTTGGTGACGATCATTTTCTTGCCTGGCTTATCTGTGTACATGTTTGATATGTATTAGTCCGAGTTGAAAGCTTCATCTGGTTTATTAGTCATTGGGGTACTCTTTGATTGTTCTTGTAATCACATGTTGCTTCTGATACTAACCTTCATTTTCACTTCTACATGCAACAGGATCTAGATCTGGATCAATTGCAAGGTGAACACCGGGAATGCTCGTTAAGTACTTTGTGTCAGGGATCAGCGTGTTGATGGTTGTTGTCTTTGGTCGAACATAAAGGAtaggtgcaaaatcaagccaaggataGATCTTTTGGATGTTTTTTGTACAGGGTTTTATACAGATATGGCCAATTTGGTGCCTTATTCCATTGATGATTTGATGGTACATTTTGGGTCAGACGCTGCCTGCGTGCTGTGTTTGCAGAGGCTAGTGGTACTGCTTAAATAACTGCAGTTCTATATGGCTGCTGATACGGCGATGCTATATAATGCGTTTTTCTTGGTTCtgttttgctttgctttgcttTGCGTGAATACAAAATTCACATCTGAACTGACTTGTATAGCTTAAGAAACATAAAGCGCCGTCGCACCCAGCAGGCATGACCGGTTGAATGCTGCCGGGATTTAGCGGAcaaatggttttgtagtaccctCCCATAATAGCTGTAAAATTGCAAGTTTCCGCAACCTCCGGAATCTGTAGAAAAACACCAATCTCTCTTCAGTAGCATGAAGGTTGGGATACTCGAGCAGCTTCTTCTTCGTGCATCTGAACAACACATTGTAGACGAGATCGAATCGGGTTAACGTGGTGAACAAGCAAACATCTGCATGTGTGAGTTCATCTCCACACAAGTATCTCCAACAGCTTAAATGATCTTCGATCGTGTCCAGTGTGTCGAACAACTCGTTCACCGCTGTATCGTATGCTTTTTGAGACTGAGCAAACCCACATCTGCAAAATGGGCAGAAAATATAGGATCAAAATTGGAATTATTGCTTAACGAAAAAGGATGCAATCACAAATAAATCTAGCTTCAAatttctaataaaaaataaaacttaaccaCACTAAACCTCTTATGACCGGTTCAATTCGTGCATATTCCCCTACTCATGGTTGAAATTAAATGCAGACTTGAATTAAGtgaatttgttagattagaggTTAGAGGAGTTTATAATATTGTATTGTGGAAACAACAAAGAATTAGAGGATTAATTAGTAACTAATTACCTATAAACTCCATTGTTGACATTGGGGTAGATTATGCTATTCCACTTCTCAATCTACACAAATCTTAAATCTAAAGAGGAAGCACTTACGTGTACAAGGGTACAGTATTTAATACTTACATGTGATGATATGAATCTCACATGACATCGTAAACTGGTTTAGTTTTATGGAGTTTTTAACGCTTGTTTCAAGTGTATGTCTTTCAGTTGCAGCACGCAATACTTGTACTGCAGGTCACCCTTGTTCAGACTTTACTTGAACGAAATTCAGATTCAATTTCGAGGAGATTTTTCGAAAATGAGGTTTTCGATTTTAACTCCTCTTCCTAGTGATAATATTTGCCA carries:
- the LOC103412191 gene encoding probable inactive histone-lysine N-methyltransferase SUVR2; translated protein: MAPNPRVNAAFKAMAELGINEKQVKPVLKNLLRLFDKNWELIEEENYRVLVDAIFDAEDTQGVEEKKEKKKSKNYDEEDMEEEPRLRREPARPSKRIHSSGDEGSSQKKKSTNTDPEDNIGEELPLPHQPERPLKRLRKTHGGQLSPSPSTCNPMLGGPLLIRPKVEKDELLTRSPDSRAELHQPVSPHRSNKNKGKQPVVSNPVPQHGKRIIESGIVLLPKHRVDNHQLMKPKDEPFTDDMAQDEVPIAVILPDLSSKEKPPLQNGATGEQNDQEPVASQERESSRGDIVASSNERNTNFELATLEEESSNLEVASSPLGEDGSISVSPNLDALKKTTAWDSVHGTKETLCMQPCSLNGPVAVTAHEIPRLPLSLNGVAECRQAGERADSNGFADVDKEGELEASRGLVVVQHCDLPPDDLRSYHDIDDITKGEERVKIPWVNEKNNEYPPSFFYISRSLVFQDAAINLRLSGIGDANCCPTCFGDCLSASVPCACASQTEGDFAYTREGLLKDDFLEECISMIRNPQQHRPFYCKSCPLERVKNDDCLEPCKGHLRRQFIKECWSKCGCHRQCGNRVVQRGLNCKLQVFFTSEGKGWGLRTLEDLPKGAFVCEYVGEVLTSKELHERNIKSSRSGKRPYPVRLDANWASKADLRDKEALCLDATNYGNVARFINHRCLDANLVEIPVEVETPDHCYYHLAFFTTRKVDALEELTWDYGIDFDDHDHPVKVFQCQCGSKFCRNMKRSNRSRSGSIAR